One window from the genome of Eriocheir sinensis breed Jianghai 21 chromosome 7, ASM2467909v1, whole genome shotgun sequence encodes:
- the LOC126995219 gene encoding uncharacterized protein LOC126995219 isoform X11: MNHVCKCDSGCLCSSFHALPPNPKHQGHSEEILEVIEVRLRHSSSEQGLLKNSDSGCLCSSFHALPPDPKHQEHCEEILEVIEVRQRSSSSEQGLLKNSDSGCLCSSFHALPPDPKHQEHCEEILEVIEVRQRSLSSKQGIHENSDSGCLCSSFHALPPDPKHQEHCEEILEVIEVRQRSLSSKQGIHENSDSGCLCSPSQALPPDPKHQEHCEKILEAIGVRLRHSSSEQGIHENSDSGCLCSSSQALPPDPKHQEHCEEILEVIEVRLRHSSSEQGLLKNSDSGCLCSPSQALPPDPKHQGHSEEILEVIEVRQRLSSSEQGIHENSDSGCLCSPSQALPPDPKHQEHCEKILEAIGVRLRHSSSEQGIHENSDSGCLCSPSQALPPDSKHPGML; encoded by the exons ATGAACCATGTATGTAAGTGTGATTCTGGCTGTCTTTGCTCATCTTTCCATGCCTTACCACCCAACCCCAAGCACCAGGGACACAGTGAAGAGATATTAGAG GTTATTGAAGTGAGGCTCAGACATTCATCCTCCGAGCAAGGCTTACTCAAAAACAGTGATTCTGGCTGTCTTTGCTCATCTTTCCATGCCTTGCCACCCGACCCCAAGCACCAGGAACATTGTGAAGAGATATTAGAAGTTATTGAAGTAAGGCAGAGATCTTCGTCCTCCGAGCAAGGCTTACTCAAAAACAGTGATTCTGGCTGTCTTTGCTCATCTTTCCATGCCTTGCCACCCGACCCCAAGCACCAGGAACATTGTGAAGAGATATTAGAAGTTATTGAAGTAAGGCAGAGATCTTTGTCCTCCAAGCAAGGCATACATGAAAACAGTGATTCTGGCTGTCTTTGCTCATCTTTCCATGCCTTGCCACCCGACCCCAAGCACCAGGAACATTGTGAAGAGATATTAGAAGTTATTGAAGTAAGGCAGAGATCTTTGTCCTCCAAACAAGGCATACATGAAAACAGTGATTCTGGCTGTCTTTGCTCACCTTCCCAAGCCTTACCACCTGACCCCAAGCACCAGGAACATTGTGAAAAAATATTAGAGGCTATTGGAGTGAGGCTGAGACATTCATCCTCTGAGCAAGGCATACATGAAAACAGTGATTCTGGCTGTCTTTGCTCATCTTCCCAAGCCTTACCACCTGACCCCAAGCACCAGGAACATTGTGAAGAGATATTAGAGGTTATTGAAGTGAGGCTCAGACATTCATCCTCCGAGCAAGGCTTACTCAAAAACAGTGATTCTGGCTGTCTTTGCTCACCTTCCCAAGCCTTGCCACCCGACCCCAAGCACCAGGGACACAGTGAAGAGATATTAGAG GTTATTGAAGTAAGGCAGAGACTTTCATCCTCCGAGCAGGGCATACATGAAAACAGTGATTCTGGCTGTCTTTGCTCACCTTCCCAAGCCTTACCACCCGACCCCAAGCACCAGGAACATTGTGAAAAGATACTAGAGGCTATTGGAGTGAGGCTGAGACATTCATCCTCCGAGCAAGGCATACATGAAAACAGTGATTCTGGGTGTCTTTGCTCACCTTCCCAAGCCTTACCACCCGACTCCAAGCACCCAGGGATGTTGTGA
- the LOC126995219 gene encoding uncharacterized protein LOC126995219 isoform X8 → MNHVCKCDSGCLCSSFHALPPNPKHQGHSEEILEVIEVRLRHSSSEQGLLKNSDSGCLCSSFHALPPDPKHQEHCEEILEVIEVRQRSSSSEQGLLKNSDSGCLCSSFHALPPDPKHQEHCEEILEVIEVRQRSLSSKQGIHENSDSGCLCSSFHALPPDPKHQEHCEEILEVIEVRQRSLSSKQGIHENSDSGCLCSPSQALPPDPKHQEHCEKILEAIGVRLRHSSSEQGIHENSDSGCLCSSSQALPPDPKHQEHCEEILEVIEVRLRHSSSEQGLLKNSDSGCLCSPSQALPPDPKHQGHSEEILEVIEVRLRHSSSEQGLLKNSDSGCLCSSFHALPPDPKHQGHSEEILEVIEVRQRLSSSEQGIHENSDSGCLCSPSQALPPDPKHQEHCEKILEAIGVRLRHSSSEQGIHENSDSGCLCSPSQALPPDSKHPGML, encoded by the exons ATGAACCATGTATGTAAGTGTGATTCTGGCTGTCTTTGCTCATCTTTCCATGCCTTACCACCCAACCCCAAGCACCAGGGACACAGTGAAGAGATATTAGAG GTTATTGAAGTGAGGCTCAGACATTCATCCTCCGAGCAAGGCTTACTCAAAAACAGTGATTCTGGCTGTCTTTGCTCATCTTTCCATGCCTTGCCACCCGACCCCAAGCACCAGGAACATTGTGAAGAGATATTAGAAGTTATTGAAGTAAGGCAGAGATCTTCGTCCTCCGAGCAAGGCTTACTCAAAAACAGTGATTCTGGCTGTCTTTGCTCATCTTTCCATGCCTTGCCACCCGACCCCAAGCACCAGGAACATTGTGAAGAGATATTAGAAGTTATTGAAGTAAGGCAGAGATCTTTGTCCTCCAAGCAAGGCATACATGAAAACAGTGATTCTGGCTGTCTTTGCTCATCTTTCCATGCCTTGCCACCCGACCCCAAGCACCAGGAACATTGTGAAGAGATATTAGAAGTTATTGAAGTAAGGCAGAGATCTTTGTCCTCCAAACAAGGCATACATGAAAACAGTGATTCTGGCTGTCTTTGCTCACCTTCCCAAGCCTTACCACCTGACCCCAAGCACCAGGAACATTGTGAAAAAATATTAGAGGCTATTGGAGTGAGGCTGAGACATTCATCCTCTGAGCAAGGCATACATGAAAACAGTGATTCTGGCTGTCTTTGCTCATCTTCCCAAGCCTTACCACCTGACCCCAAGCACCAGGAACATTGTGAAGAGATATTAGAGGTTATTGAAGTGAGGCTCAGACATTCATCCTCCGAGCAAGGCTTACTCAAAAACAGTGATTCTGGCTGTCTTTGCTCACCTTCCCAAGCCTTGCCACCCGACCCCAAGCACCAGGGACACAGTGAAGAGATATTAGAG GTTATTGAAGTGAGGCTCAGACATTCATCCTCCGAGCAAGGCTTACTCAAAAACAGTGATTCTGGCTGTCTTTGCTCATCTTTCCATGCCTTACCACCTGACCCCAAGCACCAGGGACACAGTGAAGAGATATTAGAG GTTATTGAAGTAAGGCAGAGACTTTCATCCTCCGAGCAGGGCATACATGAAAACAGTGATTCTGGCTGTCTTTGCTCACCTTCCCAAGCCTTACCACCCGACCCCAAGCACCAGGAACATTGTGAAAAGATACTAGAGGCTATTGGAGTGAGGCTGAGACATTCATCCTCCGAGCAAGGCATACATGAAAACAGTGATTCTGGGTGTCTTTGCTCACCTTCCCAAGCCTTACCACCCGACTCCAAGCACCCAGGGATGTTGTGA
- the LOC126995219 gene encoding uncharacterized protein LOC126995219 isoform X7, whose protein sequence is MNHVCKCDSGCLCSSFHALPPNPKHQGHSEEILEVIEVRLRHSSSEQGLLKNSDSGCLCSSFHALPPDPKHQEHCEEILEVIEVRQRSSSSEQGLLKNSDSGCLCSSFHALPPDPKHQEHCEEILEVIEVRQRSLSSKQGIHENSDSGCLCSSFHALPPDPKHQEHCEEILEVIEVRQRSLSSKQGIHENSDSGCLCSPSQALPPDPKHQEHCEKILEAIGVRLRHSSSEQGIHENSDSGCLCSSSQALPPDPKHQEHCEEILEVIEVRLRHSSSEQGLLKNSDSGCLCSPSQALPPDPKHQGHSEEILEVIEVRLRHSSSEQGLPKNSDSGCLCSSFHALPPDPKHQEHCEEISEVIEVRQRLSSSEQGIHENSDSGCLCSPSQALPPDPKHQEHCEKILEAIGVRLRHSSSEQGIHENSDSGCLCSPSQALPPDSKHPGML, encoded by the exons ATGAACCATGTATGTAAGTGTGATTCTGGCTGTCTTTGCTCATCTTTCCATGCCTTACCACCCAACCCCAAGCACCAGGGACACAGTGAAGAGATATTAGAG GTTATTGAAGTGAGGCTCAGACATTCATCCTCCGAGCAAGGCTTACTCAAAAACAGTGATTCTGGCTGTCTTTGCTCATCTTTCCATGCCTTGCCACCCGACCCCAAGCACCAGGAACATTGTGAAGAGATATTAGAAGTTATTGAAGTAAGGCAGAGATCTTCGTCCTCCGAGCAAGGCTTACTCAAAAACAGTGATTCTGGCTGTCTTTGCTCATCTTTCCATGCCTTGCCACCCGACCCCAAGCACCAGGAACATTGTGAAGAGATATTAGAAGTTATTGAAGTAAGGCAGAGATCTTTGTCCTCCAAGCAAGGCATACATGAAAACAGTGATTCTGGCTGTCTTTGCTCATCTTTCCATGCCTTGCCACCCGACCCCAAGCACCAGGAACATTGTGAAGAGATATTAGAAGTTATTGAAGTAAGGCAGAGATCTTTGTCCTCCAAACAAGGCATACATGAAAACAGTGATTCTGGCTGTCTTTGCTCACCTTCCCAAGCCTTACCACCTGACCCCAAGCACCAGGAACATTGTGAAAAAATATTAGAGGCTATTGGAGTGAGGCTGAGACATTCATCCTCTGAGCAAGGCATACATGAAAACAGTGATTCTGGCTGTCTTTGCTCATCTTCCCAAGCCTTACCACCTGACCCCAAGCACCAGGAACATTGTGAAGAGATATTAGAGGTTATTGAAGTGAGGCTCAGACATTCATCCTCCGAGCAAGGCTTACTCAAAAACAGTGATTCTGGCTGTCTTTGCTCACCTTCCCAAGCCTTGCCACCCGACCCCAAGCACCAGGGACACAGTGAAGAGATATTAGAG GTTATTGAAGTGAGGCTCAGACATTCATCCTCCGAGCAAGGCTTACCCAAAAACAGTGATTCTGGCTGTCTTTGCTCATCTTTCCATGCCTTACCACCCGACCCCAAGCACCAGGAACATTGTGAAGAGATATCAGAGGTTATTGAAGTAAGGCAGAGACTTTCATCCTCCGAGCAGGGCATACATGAAAACAGTGATTCTGGCTGTCTTTGCTCACCTTCCCAAGCCTTACCACCCGACCCCAAGCACCAGGAACATTGTGAAAAGATACTAGAGGCTATTGGAGTGAGGCTGAGACATTCATCCTCCGAGCAAGGCATACATGAAAACAGTGATTCTGGGTGTCTTTGCTCACCTTCCCAAGCCTTACCACCCGACTCCAAGCACCCAGGGATGTTGTGA
- the LOC126995219 gene encoding uncharacterized protein LOC126995219 isoform X20, which produces MNHVCKCDSGCLCSSFHALPPNPKHQGHSEEILEVIEVRLRHSSSEQGLLKNSDSGCLCSSFHALPPDPKHQEHCEEILEVIEVRQRSSSSEQGLLKNSDSGCLCSSFHALPPDPKHQEHCEEILEVIEVRLRHSSSEQGLLKNSDSGCLCSPSQALPPDPKHQGHSEEILEVIEVRLRHSSSEQGLLKNSDSGCLCSSFHALPPNPKHQGHSEEILEVIEVRLRHSSSEQGLLKNSDSGCLCSSFHALPPDPKHQGHSEEILEVIEVRQRLSSSEQGIHENSDSGCLCSPSQALPPDPKHQEHCEKILEAIGVRLRHSSSEQGIHENSDSGCLCSPSQALPPDSKHPGML; this is translated from the exons ATGAACCATGTATGTAAGTGTGATTCTGGCTGTCTTTGCTCATCTTTCCATGCCTTACCACCCAACCCCAAGCACCAGGGACACAGTGAAGAGATATTAGAG GTTATTGAAGTGAGGCTCAGACATTCATCCTCCGAGCAAGGCTTACTCAAAAACAGTGATTCTGGCTGTCTTTGCTCATCTTTCCATGCCTTGCCACCCGACCCCAAGCACCAGGAACATTGTGAAGAGATATTAGAAGTTATTGAAGTAAGGCAGAGATCTTCGTCCTCCGAGCAAGGCTTACTCAAAAACAGTGATTCTGGCTGTCTTTGCTCATCTTTCCATGCCTTGCCACCCGACCCCAAGCACCAGGAACATTGTGAAGAGATATTAGAA GTTATTGAAGTGAGGCTCAGACATTCATCCTCCGAGCAAGGCTTACTCAAAAACAGTGATTCTGGCTGTCTTTGCTCACCTTCCCAAGCCTTGCCACCCGACCCCAAGCACCAGGGACACAGTGAAGAGATATTAGAGGTTATTGAAGTGAGGCTCAGACATTCATCCTCCGAGCAAGGCTTACTCAAAAACAGTGATTCTGGCTGTCTTTGCTCATCTTTCCATGCCTTACCACCCAACCCCAAGCACCAGGGACACAGTGAAGAGATATTAGAGGTTATTGAAGTGAGGCTCAGACATTCATCCTCCGAGCAAGGCTTACTCAAAAACAGTGATTCTGGCTGTCTTTGCTCATCTTTCCATGCCTTACCACCTGACCCCAAGCACCAGGGACACAGTGAAGAGATATTAGAG GTTATTGAAGTAAGGCAGAGACTTTCATCCTCCGAGCAGGGCATACATGAAAACAGTGATTCTGGCTGTCTTTGCTCACCTTCCCAAGCCTTACCACCCGACCCCAAGCACCAGGAACATTGTGAAAAGATACTAGAGGCTATTGGAGTGAGGCTGAGACATTCATCCTCCGAGCAAGGCATACATGAAAACAGTGATTCTGGGTGTCTTTGCTCACCTTCCCAAGCCTTACCACCCGACTCCAAGCACCCAGGGATGTTGTGA
- the LOC126995219 gene encoding uncharacterized protein LOC126995219 isoform X1: MNHVCKCDSGCLCSSFHALPPNPKHQGHSEEILEVIEVRLRHSSSEQGLLKNSDSGCLCSSFHALPPDPKHQEHCEEILEVIEVRQRSSSSEQGLLKNSDSGCLCSSFHALPPDPKHQEHCEEILEVIEVRQRSLSSKQGIHENSDSGCLCSSFHALPPDPKHQEHCEEILEVIEVRQRSLSSKQGIHENSDSGCLCSPSQALPPDPKHQEHCEKILEAIGVRLRHSSSEQGIHENSDSGCLCSSSQALPPDPKHQEHCEEILEVIEVRLRHSSSEQGLLKNSDSGCLCSPSQALPPDPKHQGHSEEILEVIEVRLRHSSSEQGLLKNSDSGCLCSSFHALPPNPKHQGHSEEILEVIEVRLRHSSSEQGLLKNSDSGCLCSSFHALPPDPKHQGHSEEILEVIEVRQRLSSSEQGIHENSDSGCLCSPSQALPPDPKHQEHCEKILEAIGVRLRHSSSEQGIHENSDSGCLCSPSQALPPDSKHPGML, from the exons ATGAACCATGTATGTAAGTGTGATTCTGGCTGTCTTTGCTCATCTTTCCATGCCTTACCACCCAACCCCAAGCACCAGGGACACAGTGAAGAGATATTAGAG GTTATTGAAGTGAGGCTCAGACATTCATCCTCCGAGCAAGGCTTACTCAAAAACAGTGATTCTGGCTGTCTTTGCTCATCTTTCCATGCCTTGCCACCCGACCCCAAGCACCAGGAACATTGTGAAGAGATATTAGAAGTTATTGAAGTAAGGCAGAGATCTTCGTCCTCCGAGCAAGGCTTACTCAAAAACAGTGATTCTGGCTGTCTTTGCTCATCTTTCCATGCCTTGCCACCCGACCCCAAGCACCAGGAACATTGTGAAGAGATATTAGAAGTTATTGAAGTAAGGCAGAGATCTTTGTCCTCCAAGCAAGGCATACATGAAAACAGTGATTCTGGCTGTCTTTGCTCATCTTTCCATGCCTTGCCACCCGACCCCAAGCACCAGGAACATTGTGAAGAGATATTAGAAGTTATTGAAGTAAGGCAGAGATCTTTGTCCTCCAAACAAGGCATACATGAAAACAGTGATTCTGGCTGTCTTTGCTCACCTTCCCAAGCCTTACCACCTGACCCCAAGCACCAGGAACATTGTGAAAAAATATTAGAGGCTATTGGAGTGAGGCTGAGACATTCATCCTCTGAGCAAGGCATACATGAAAACAGTGATTCTGGCTGTCTTTGCTCATCTTCCCAAGCCTTACCACCTGACCCCAAGCACCAGGAACATTGTGAAGAGATATTAGAGGTTATTGAAGTGAGGCTCAGACATTCATCCTCCGAGCAAGGCTTACTCAAAAACAGTGATTCTGGCTGTCTTTGCTCACCTTCCCAAGCCTTGCCACCCGACCCCAAGCACCAGGGACACAGTGAAGAGATATTAGAGGTTATTGAAGTGAGGCTCAGACATTCATCCTCCGAGCAAGGCTTACTCAAAAACAGTGATTCTGGCTGTCTTTGCTCATCTTTCCATGCCTTACCACCCAACCCCAAGCACCAGGGACACAGTGAAGAGATATTAGAGGTTATTGAAGTGAGGCTCAGACATTCATCCTCCGAGCAAGGCTTACTCAAAAACAGTGATTCTGGCTGTCTTTGCTCATCTTTCCATGCCTTACCACCTGACCCCAAGCACCAGGGACACAGTGAAGAGATATTAGAG GTTATTGAAGTAAGGCAGAGACTTTCATCCTCCGAGCAGGGCATACATGAAAACAGTGATTCTGGCTGTCTTTGCTCACCTTCCCAAGCCTTACCACCCGACCCCAAGCACCAGGAACATTGTGAAAAGATACTAGAGGCTATTGGAGTGAGGCTGAGACATTCATCCTCCGAGCAAGGCATACATGAAAACAGTGATTCTGGGTGTCTTTGCTCACCTTCCCAAGCCTTACCACCCGACTCCAAGCACCCAGGGATGTTGTGA
- the LOC126995219 gene encoding uncharacterized protein LOC126995219 isoform X23 has product MNHVCKCDSGCLCSSFHALPPNPKHQGHSEEILEVIEVRLRHSSSEQGLLKNSDSGCLCSSFHALPPDPKHQEHCEEILEVIEVRQRSSSSEQGLLKNSDSGCLCSSFHALPPDPKHQEHCEEILEVIEVRQRSLSSKQGIHENSDSGCLCSSFHALPPDPKHQEHCEEILEVIEVRQRSLSSKQGIHENSDSGCLCSPSQALPPDPKHQEHCEKILEAIGVRLRHSSSEQGIHENSDSGCLCSSSQALPPDPKHQEHCEEILEAIGVRLRHSSSEQGIHENSDSGCLCSPSQALPPDSKHPGML; this is encoded by the exons ATGAACCATGTATGTAAGTGTGATTCTGGCTGTCTTTGCTCATCTTTCCATGCCTTACCACCCAACCCCAAGCACCAGGGACACAGTGAAGAGATATTAGAG GTTATTGAAGTGAGGCTCAGACATTCATCCTCCGAGCAAGGCTTACTCAAAAACAGTGATTCTGGCTGTCTTTGCTCATCTTTCCATGCCTTGCCACCCGACCCCAAGCACCAGGAACATTGTGAAGAGATATTAGAAGTTATTGAAGTAAGGCAGAGATCTTCGTCCTCCGAGCAAGGCTTACTCAAAAACAGTGATTCTGGCTGTCTTTGCTCATCTTTCCATGCCTTGCCACCCGACCCCAAGCACCAGGAACATTGTGAAGAGATATTAGAAGTTATTGAAGTAAGGCAGAGATCTTTGTCCTCCAAGCAAGGCATACATGAAAACAGTGATTCTGGCTGTCTTTGCTCATCTTTCCATGCCTTGCCACCCGACCCCAAGCACCAGGAACATTGTGAAGAGATATTAGAAGTTATTGAAGTAAGGCAGAGATCTTTGTCCTCCAAACAAGGCATACATGAAAACAGTGATTCTGGCTGTCTTTGCTCACCTTCCCAAGCCTTACCACCTGACCCCAAGCACCAGGAACATTGTGAAAAAATATTAGAGGCTATTGGAGTGAGGCTGAGACATTCATCCTCTGAGCAAGGCATACATGAAAACAGTGATTCTGGCTGTCTTTGCTCATCTTCCCAAGCCTTACCACCTGACCCCAAGCACCAGGAACATTGTGAAGAGATATTAGAG GCTATTGGAGTGAGGCTGAGACATTCATCCTCCGAGCAAGGCATACATGAAAACAGTGATTCTGGGTGTCTTTGCTCACCTTCCCAAGCCTTACCACCCGACTCCAAGCACCCAGGGATGTTGTGA
- the LOC126995219 gene encoding uncharacterized protein LOC126995219 isoform X27, protein MNHVCKCDSGCLCSSFHALPPNPKHQGHSEEILEVIEVRLRHSSSEQGLLKNSDSGCLCSSFHALPPDPKHQEHCEEILEVIEVRLRHSSSEQGLLKNSDSGCLCSPSQALPPDPKHQGHSEEILEVIEVRLRHSSSEQGLLKNSDSGCLCSSFHALPPNPKHQGHSEEILEVIEVRLRHSSSEQGLLKNSDSGCLCSSFHALPPDPKHQGHSEEILEVIEVRQRLSSSEQGIHENSDSGCLCSPSQALPPDPKHQEHCEKILEAIGVRLRHSSSEQGIHENSDSGCLCSPSQALPPDSKHPGML, encoded by the exons ATGAACCATGTATGTAAGTGTGATTCTGGCTGTCTTTGCTCATCTTTCCATGCCTTACCACCCAACCCCAAGCACCAGGGACACAGTGAAGAGATATTAGAG GTTATTGAAGTGAGGCTCAGACATTCATCCTCCGAGCAAGGCTTACTCAAAAACAGTGATTCTGGCTGTCTTTGCTCATCTTTCCATGCCTTGCCACCCGACCCCAAGCACCAGGAACATTGTGAAGAGATATTAGAA GTTATTGAAGTGAGGCTCAGACATTCATCCTCCGAGCAAGGCTTACTCAAAAACAGTGATTCTGGCTGTCTTTGCTCACCTTCCCAAGCCTTGCCACCCGACCCCAAGCACCAGGGACACAGTGAAGAGATATTAGAGGTTATTGAAGTGAGGCTCAGACATTCATCCTCCGAGCAAGGCTTACTCAAAAACAGTGATTCTGGCTGTCTTTGCTCATCTTTCCATGCCTTACCACCCAACCCCAAGCACCAGGGACACAGTGAAGAGATATTAGAGGTTATTGAAGTGAGGCTCAGACATTCATCCTCCGAGCAAGGCTTACTCAAAAACAGTGATTCTGGCTGTCTTTGCTCATCTTTCCATGCCTTACCACCTGACCCCAAGCACCAGGGACACAGTGAAGAGATATTAGAG GTTATTGAAGTAAGGCAGAGACTTTCATCCTCCGAGCAGGGCATACATGAAAACAGTGATTCTGGCTGTCTTTGCTCACCTTCCCAAGCCTTACCACCCGACCCCAAGCACCAGGAACATTGTGAAAAGATACTAGAGGCTATTGGAGTGAGGCTGAGACATTCATCCTCCGAGCAAGGCATACATGAAAACAGTGATTCTGGGTGTCTTTGCTCACCTTCCCAAGCCTTACCACCCGACTCCAAGCACCCAGGGATGTTGTGA
- the LOC126995219 gene encoding uncharacterized protein LOC126995219 isoform X28 — translation MNHVCKCDSGCLCSSFHALPPNPKHQGHSEEILEVIKVRLRHSSSEQGLLKNGDSGCLCSPFQALPPNPKHQGHSEEILEVIEVRLRHSSSEQGLLKNSDSGCLCSPSQALPPDPKHQGHSEEILEVIEVRLRHSSSEQGLLKNSDSGCLCSSFHALPPNPKHQGHSEEILEVIEVRLRHSSSEQGLLKNSDSGCLCSSFHALPPDPKHQGHSEEILEVIEVRQRLSSSEQGIHENSDSGCLCSPSQALPPDPKHQEHCEKILEAIGVRLRHSSSEQGIHENSDSGCLCSPSQALPPDSKHPGML, via the exons ATGAACCATGTATGTAAGTGTGATTCTGGCTGTCTTTGCTCATCTTTCCATGCCTTACCACCCAACCCCAAGCACCAGGGACACAGTGAAGAGATATTAGAGGTTATTAAAGTGAGGCTCAGACATTCATCCTCCGAGCAAGGCTTACTCAAAAACGGTGATTCTGGCTGTCTTTGCTCACCTTTCCAAGCCTTACCACCCAACCCCAAGCACCAGGGACACAGTGAAGAGATATTAGAG GTTATTGAAGTGAGGCTCAGACATTCATCCTCCGAGCAAGGCTTACTCAAAAACAGTGATTCTGGCTGTCTTTGCTCACCTTCCCAAGCCTTGCCACCCGACCCCAAGCACCAGGGACACAGTGAAGAGATATTAGAGGTTATTGAAGTGAGGCTCAGACATTCATCCTCCGAGCAAGGCTTACTCAAAAACAGTGATTCTGGCTGTCTTTGCTCATCTTTCCATGCCTTACCACCCAACCCCAAGCACCAGGGACACAGTGAAGAGATATTAGAGGTTATTGAAGTGAGGCTCAGACATTCATCCTCCGAGCAAGGCTTACTCAAAAACAGTGATTCTGGCTGTCTTTGCTCATCTTTCCATGCCTTACCACCTGACCCCAAGCACCAGGGACACAGTGAAGAGATATTAGAG GTTATTGAAGTAAGGCAGAGACTTTCATCCTCCGAGCAGGGCATACATGAAAACAGTGATTCTGGCTGTCTTTGCTCACCTTCCCAAGCCTTACCACCCGACCCCAAGCACCAGGAACATTGTGAAAAGATACTAGAGGCTATTGGAGTGAGGCTGAGACATTCATCCTCCGAGCAAGGCATACATGAAAACAGTGATTCTGGGTGTCTTTGCTCACCTTCCCAAGCCTTACCACCCGACTCCAAGCACCCAGGGATGTTGTGA
- the LOC126995219 gene encoding uncharacterized protein LOC126995219 isoform X17 encodes MNHVCKCDSGCLCSSFHALPPNPKHQGHSEEILEVIEVRLRHSSSEQGLLKNSDSGCLCSSFHALPPDPKHQEHCEEILEVIEVRQRSSSSEQGLLKNSDSGCLCSSFHALPPDPKHQEHCEEILEVIEVRQRSLSSKQGIHENSDSGCLCSSFHALPPDPKHQEHCEEILEVIEVRQRSLSSKQGIHENSDSGCLCSPSQALPPDPKHQEHCEKILEAIGVRLRHSSSEQGIHENSDSGCLCSSSQALPPDPKHQEHCEEILEVIEVRQRLSSSEQGIHENSDSGCLCSPSQALPPDPKHQEHCEKILEAIGVRLRHSSSEQGIHENSDSGCLCSPSQALPPDSKHPGML; translated from the exons ATGAACCATGTATGTAAGTGTGATTCTGGCTGTCTTTGCTCATCTTTCCATGCCTTACCACCCAACCCCAAGCACCAGGGACACAGTGAAGAGATATTAGAG GTTATTGAAGTGAGGCTCAGACATTCATCCTCCGAGCAAGGCTTACTCAAAAACAGTGATTCTGGCTGTCTTTGCTCATCTTTCCATGCCTTGCCACCCGACCCCAAGCACCAGGAACATTGTGAAGAGATATTAGAAGTTATTGAAGTAAGGCAGAGATCTTCGTCCTCCGAGCAAGGCTTACTCAAAAACAGTGATTCTGGCTGTCTTTGCTCATCTTTCCATGCCTTGCCACCCGACCCCAAGCACCAGGAACATTGTGAAGAGATATTAGAAGTTATTGAAGTAAGGCAGAGATCTTTGTCCTCCAAGCAAGGCATACATGAAAACAGTGATTCTGGCTGTCTTTGCTCATCTTTCCATGCCTTGCCACCCGACCCCAAGCACCAGGAACATTGTGAAGAGATATTAGAAGTTATTGAAGTAAGGCAGAGATCTTTGTCCTCCAAACAAGGCATACATGAAAACAGTGATTCTGGCTGTCTTTGCTCACCTTCCCAAGCCTTACCACCTGACCCCAAGCACCAGGAACATTGTGAAAAAATATTAGAGGCTATTGGAGTGAGGCTGAGACATTCATCCTCTGAGCAAGGCATACATGAAAACAGTGATTCTGGCTGTCTTTGCTCATCTTCCCAAGCCTTACCACCTGACCCCAAGCACCAGGAACATTGTGAAGAGATATTAGAG GTTATTGAAGTAAGGCAGAGACTTTCATCCTCCGAGCAGGGCATACATGAAAACAGTGATTCTGGCTGTCTTTGCTCACCTTCCCAAGCCTTACCACCCGACCCCAAGCACCAGGAACATTGTGAAAAGATACTAGAGGCTATTGGAGTGAGGCTGAGACATTCATCCTCCGAGCAAGGCATACATGAAAACAGTGATTCTGGGTGTCTTTGCTCACCTTCCCAAGCCTTACCACCCGACTCCAAGCACCCAGGGATGTTGTGA